taaaattacgaaattaatttttaattcaagaacttgaattgaaaaattaaaaaattaattttaattcagaaacgtgagattaaaaattaaaaaattaattttaatccagGGACGTGGGAttgaaaatctaaaaattaattcaaatgtaCACACGTGGgattaaaaatcgaaaaacttatttttaattagacaattcaaattaaaaattaaaaaattagtcttTAAATTAACacgcattttttaattgggtttacaatttcaaaaattaattctaattgAGACAGAtgggattaaaaaattaaaaaattacttgttaATTCAAACACGTGGGATCTAATGAAAACGTTCGTGCctaaaaaaatcgttatccgcgtttttactgtaaatttcgttacttagttaatatcaactaaaagcCCAAATATATCATTAGAAAAAGgattttcagaaccaatacagaaaaaacaattagttACAGTACAATTACCTCGGAAACTTttgaagagaattaaattgCCTACAAAATACCGCAAACAACATATACTCAATAggtgaatttttatgatactaaagttagccgacgtctaataatttttggattttcttttagacggtaaattataaaaaaaaaaaaatttgaaaaattgcacctgtagttttttaaattttctacatgtgcatatttttaatttttaatttttttgtaattgatttgttgaaaaaaaaatcaaaaaatttttaattgtctgctaactttaggatcatatatttttttttatgatactaaagttagccgacgtctaataatttttggattttcttttagacggtaaattataaaaaaaaaaaaatttgaaaaattgcacctgtagttttttaaattttctacatgtgcatatttttaatttttaatttttttgtaattgatttgttgaaaaaaaaatcaaaaaatttttaattgtctgctaactttaggatcatgaatttttaaaccttttaatttattgagtaCTGGTGCATGTTTTCGTGCAAATTAACTTTTTCTTTAAAACAAACATTAACGTTAAACGTCATACAATCTCATTTATCATATAGTTAGtaataatactaattaaataaaaaaaacatatatcatTTATTGAGTAAACTTGGTAGTGTCCAAAGTCTCCATAAATAAACGAGTATTTTAAGCTTGCAAACAAACTTTGTATAATGAGCACTGAGAAAATTCccaaagattattttttatcatttaagtttataaataaatctcaGAAAATGGGCACATGACCCTTTTAGGATTGATAAcagataacaaaaaaaaacatcttagAGAATTGAGAGCATGctatttttaaagatttattttaatttaatcatgtGAATTTTTATCTATGGGGATTTGCGTGCCCTAAATTCttaaaggttttttttttattctcattaacaacatttatatataaataatcccgtttgatattttgataaaaaatatttatcttttcATATGATCCTGATGTTAGtagataattaacaatttttgaatttttttttcaacaacttaatttaaaaaagaaagttcaaaatatgatggtcctgaagttagcagacaattagtaattttcagatttttttttcaccaaattaattacaaaaaaacgaaaactaaaaatatgcacatatagaaaatttaaaaaactacaggtgcaattttttcaaatactttttttatatagtttatcgtctaaaaaaacatcaaaaaattattagacgtcggctaacttcagtatcacaaaatatgcacatgtagaaaattaaaaaaactataatagcaattttttttttatttatcgtttttgaaaattccaaaaattatcaggcGTTggttaatttcagtatcatttttcaattcaaattcattttcagGCAGTGCCCCACACtttgttaaaatattcaatgaccttGAACTGTCATAATGGTATCAAagttttatgaattaattaataaaaaaatcaaagcattaattgaaaaaagaacaATTTCGCCGggatagatttaaaaaaaattactcatagttgatatcaattgggagtgaaacgaaatttgttaaataaatttcagtaaaatcttcatgccgcaataatttgaatttttaaattttgtgggctaaaatttatttaagaaatttcgcttaactcctaattgataacaactgtcagtaatttttttttaaatctatatcttGGCGAAATTGCAACTGCGCTGTTCTCTTtataattaatgctttaattattttttaattaattaattaattcaacttCAATGCTGTTATGAAAGTTCaaggtcattgaatatttttaaaaagtagaaGGGGGGGGGGTCACTTTCCGAGAATGTccttaattagtaaaaaaaagaaaagtaattaataattatatgttaaaattattttattaattaaaaatataagggCGTTAATAGTCGGTCATCCCAccctacaaatttttttttataaaaaaagaaattaatgaaattgaatTGGCGCCATAGAGGACACCAGTATCGAAATAATTATCGTTGTaaacaagtaaaaaataagGTTTTGAAAACACAAATGacagataatttattgatatttataaaacgtgatatattaaaaatattgtttattaattaaatattatataaagtgtataaattaatgattaataagtTTAATTATCTGTAACGCTGAATTAAATCGtctgtgaaaaaattaataacctAAAAATGTCAGACCAAGATCACGATAGTAGTGGAGATCGTGGTGATGGAGATGGTGCTAAATCCGACAaactatttactttgaaaaaatGGAATGCTGTTGCAATGTGGAGCTGGGATGTTGAATGTGATACCTGTGCTATTTGCAGAGTTCAAGTCATGGGTAAGTTTAATtactcaaatatttattattatttataatacgtGTTATTGGTTTATCattggaaaataatataaacatttaagttttgtttttattaatcattttttaaattataatatgatTCATttgttttaatgaaaatttgacgaCAAGTAAtcgataatatttttatttaaaattaataaagtcaacattaaaggaaaatttttttaaaaatacaaaccaAGGACTTGTTTAAATCCatgtttgtatattttttaaatattcatgcaaaaacaaacaaattctCGAATGTAATTTTCCATTCGATTCATTATGAGATTATTTTTTagcaaaagaaaaattgtaatgaatgtaaatgtagcagacagacaaatttaaaattattaataaatagagtaaataattgatgaaataaaataaaaaaatgcgcatttaaaaaatttaaaaattaataagagcatttttaaaattatttttaattttttgtctgatgtctgttacattcacactcatagattataataattttaataaatttttattattaattatcttataattaataattaataaaaatatatttagaatggagtataggaaatttttttaaatgaaaaaaaactaggCAATTATAACGTCAAtgaagttttattaaaataatttacaataatgattataatttatctaaaaatattttttttttgtacatcaAGATCatctgaaaatattttaataatttcatatatttattcatcatattttctataaaaaaataattaaacttgcAGCCTCTGTCACAATCAATACAATTAATAGAATAAGtatcgttaattaattttaattaaaaacaaaagttataattgaAGGAATAAAGTAGAGATTCTAACAAATATAtgattctgaaaatttttatgagattgCTGCTAAGGCATAAATTAAGtacacttataaaatttcaacctgtgatgaattcaaaaaaaataaaaatagacaaTTATAAAGGATTTTGATTCGATCGCAttgacttttaaatatttcaacagtcactaaatttaataagaataaaaatttaatattgacataatattaacaataacaCTTACTACCCGTCTTTCTAcacatatttacatttttaaaaaattattattaacatttaaagcctctatttatatttacaaatatgtttttttatgcgTACTAttgactaattattttaaacgcTACTCATCTACATGCATTTGCATGAATTATCTAAATAGttgattgaaatttataaatgattattatttttaagtaattatacgTATATAATTAGTATACcctgtttttaaaattattttttgttttaatatttaaataattacgtcaCCTATTTTCCATGAGGTAGACTCTTTAGGACTCTCGAATAAcgagatttaaaataataattataaataatataaatttatacttataaaatattacatataattattttatcatatattttaatatttaaaaaaactatgttTATAGTTTTATATAACTATAAtccgtattaaaaaatatatctcacAATTTAAAGTGAGTTTTTACTTTTATCGTCTTATCTCgcttaacaatatttataactgCTATTTGAGCAAGCTATTTAACTCactgatttaataaatttacaaggaACATTGTTCCAATACTGCCATTCATTTTTCTCTActaacattattttaattaataattattcatatatataaatgacaCGTATTGCTATTATCATTGATAAGTTATCATCGGCAATaattttccaaattaaatttaaacaagaGAAAATCTGATCACTATAACTCTGAAtctcattatttatatttttttttaatattaaaaaaaaaaattcaaataaatgcaTTGATggagatataaaataattaaaaaaaagttctaacATGCTGTTGGCATAGGCCTCAAATTTGCAACAGCACTCATTCTTCTAACTGGTcccgttaattttttctcaatgtCTTCCAACGAACGTCCGCGAGTTTCCGGTACAAATAAGATAACAAATAGTAAACCAACTATACAAATAGTACCGTACATCCAAAATGCACCGGTTATTTTCATCAATGATATTATATTTTGGAAGGTTTTCGTTACAAGAAATGCACAAAACCAATTAAAACTCGTGGCAACACTTGCAGCACCACCACGTATTTTAGCTGGTAATATTTCACCCATCATTAACCAGGGTATCGGTCCAAATCCTAACGAAAATGCAACAacataaattacaatacatGCCAACGGCAACCAACCGAAATTAGCAACATCATAGTTGTTATCTTTCATGTATAAAAATGTACCAAGTGTCATTAATGTTATAATCATAACAACACTACTAATGTAAAGAAGAATTTTACGTCCTAAACGATCAATAACAGAAGTTGCCATAAATGTTGCACTAAAGTTTACAATACCAATGATAATTGAACTTATGTTTGTATCAATTGAGCTACCAGACTcgctaaatattttattactgtaAAATATAACAGTATTAATACCAGAAAACTGTTGGAAAAACATCAACCCAACGGATATCATAAGTGGTTTAATGTGATTCGGTTTAAATAGTTCACCAATAGAACTtgatgatgaatttttttcactatcaAGATGAGTTTTTTCAACAGCGGCTAACTCTTCACTGACATCAACAGATTTTCCACGCAGCCATTCAAGTGATTTACGTGCACGCTTTGTTTTACCTTTCGACACATACCATCTTGGTGTTTCGGGTATCAATAATCCTAATAGGAAGTATATTACTGGTATACAAGCTCCCATGTACGCCAGCATTGACCAGTTCAAGTACATTCCAGAAACGAAACATATAAGGATTCCAATATTACCGCATGCTGTTGGTAATAAGCCCAAGACACCACGAACTTCTGGCTGTAGGGTCTCGCCAAGGTAAACTGGCAATACGAGAGATATTACACCTACGCTGAAACCACTCAGTGCACGACCCACTAGCACTAACCAGACATTTGATGCTGTTGCTATGAATATCCAGGCTGTAATCAGACAAAAAGGTAATGGTCAAAATAAATGCTGTAAA
The Microplitis mediator isolate UGA2020A chromosome 6, iyMicMedi2.1, whole genome shotgun sequence genome window above contains:
- the LOC130669372 gene encoding facilitated trehalose transporter Tret1-like isoform X1 translates to MDNSSKSKMVTRRQIMQPWPLCLVSSNNGQPGHQKYLPWVPSLGNSASSSMHEDCSSNSTLLTNASPFNSQQALITNKKKYNITITRNKNYDLEQSEAHYYTENLRHGSELQSKINSPNNKDITLVDYKFLEPLIMDNEVVIEEQDILVDNKRNGEDIALQRSPSLPCNAKKPKPQDIFRYSSQVFAAFAVSIASLLIGFSSSYTSPALPSMKETKPFDLDDVMESWIGSIMPLSALFGGVFGGPLIEYIGRRNTILATSIPFMAAWIFIATASNVWLVLVGRALSGFSVGVISLVLPVYLGETLQPEVRGVLGLLPTACGNIGILICFVSGMYLNWSMLAYMGACIPVIYFLLGLLIPETPRWYVSKGKTKRARKSLEWLRGKSVDVSEELAAVEKTHLDSEKNSSSSSIGELFKPNHIKPLMISVGLMFFQQFSGINTVIFYSNKIFSESGSSIDTNISSIIIGIVNFSATFMATSVIDRLGRKILLYISSVVMIITLMTLGTFLYMKDNNYDVANFGWLPLACIVIYVVAFSLGFGPIPWLMMGEILPAKIRGGAASVATSFNWFCAFLVTKTFQNIISLMKITGAFWMYGTICIVGLLFVILFVPETRGRSLEDIEKKLTGPVRRMSAVANLRPMPTAC
- the LOC130669372 gene encoding facilitated trehalose transporter Tret1-like isoform X2, giving the protein MHEDCSSNSTLLTNASPFNSQQALITNKKKYNITITRNKNYDLEQSEAHYYTENLRHGSELQSKINSPNNKDITLVDYKFLEPLIMDNEVVIEEQDILVDNKRNGEDIALQRSPSLPCNAKKPKPQDIFRYSSQVFAAFAVSIASLLIGFSSSYTSPALPSMKETKPFDLDDVMESWIGSIMPLSALFGGVFGGPLIEYIGRRNTILATSIPFMAAWIFIATASNVWLVLVGRALSGFSVGVISLVLPVYLGETLQPEVRGVLGLLPTACGNIGILICFVSGMYLNWSMLAYMGACIPVIYFLLGLLIPETPRWYVSKGKTKRARKSLEWLRGKSVDVSEELAAVEKTHLDSEKNSSSSSIGELFKPNHIKPLMISVGLMFFQQFSGINTVIFYSNKIFSESGSSIDTNISSIIIGIVNFSATFMATSVIDRLGRKILLYISSVVMIITLMTLGTFLYMKDNNYDVANFGWLPLACIVIYVVAFSLGFGPIPWLMMGEILPAKIRGGAASVATSFNWFCAFLVTKTFQNIISLMKITGAFWMYGTICIVGLLFVILFVPETRGRSLEDIEKKLTGPVRRMSAVANLRPMPTAC
- the LOC130669372 gene encoding facilitated trehalose transporter Tret1-like isoform X3, producing MKILLRADTHVNIEVPGNVPVAKCTFLQVFAAFAVSIASLLIGFSSSYTSPALPSMKETKPFDLDDVMESWIGSIMPLSALFGGVFGGPLIEYIGRRNTILATSIPFMAAWIFIATASNVWLVLVGRALSGFSVGVISLVLPVYLGETLQPEVRGVLGLLPTACGNIGILICFVSGMYLNWSMLAYMGACIPVIYFLLGLLIPETPRWYVSKGKTKRARKSLEWLRGKSVDVSEELAAVEKTHLDSEKNSSSSSIGELFKPNHIKPLMISVGLMFFQQFSGINTVIFYSNKIFSESGSSIDTNISSIIIGIVNFSATFMATSVIDRLGRKILLYISSVVMIITLMTLGTFLYMKDNNYDVANFGWLPLACIVIYVVAFSLGFGPIPWLMMGEILPAKIRGGAASVATSFNWFCAFLVTKTFQNIISLMKITGAFWMYGTICIVGLLFVILFVPETRGRSLEDIEKKLTGPVRRMSAVANLRPMPTAC